A single window of Halobacillus naozhouensis DNA harbors:
- a CDS encoding phenylacetate--CoA ligase family protein, whose product MGLIKRLKIFVMEKMRKTNGMHYYKKYKQSQWGSQQQLTSSQFKKLTELISHAYKHVPYYKDYMEKAEIEPKDIISLKDLNKLPIVDKAEIKLHKREMVTNNIEDYNAAEKRTGGSTGEPLKYYVPKLSHSLMWANLWRGWSVTGYQPGDKIAILAGGSLLSGFDVKRKLYYYLNNWIPFSSYNMSEKTMKSYVRKLKKGNVKFLYGYASSAYELANFMIKRGESIQLDGVITTSEVLFPHYRKAIEMAFTCKVFDQYGANDGGVTAFECEQHEGLHIGMERCLVEIVDEEGNSVPDGVEGRILLTDLSNYAMPFIRYEVGDYGAISTKPCPCGRGLIRFTHIKGRQQEFIYSAGNRKVHGGFFSTTFRQYDAIEQFQVIQDNVGEVRVRLKLSDSRFEQNIERIRRRILEQAELNKVNLEITDNFEKTRGGKHKFVINNVSD is encoded by the coding sequence GTGGGTTTGATCAAACGGTTGAAGATTTTCGTTATGGAAAAGATGAGAAAAACAAATGGAATGCACTATTATAAAAAATATAAACAAAGCCAGTGGGGCAGCCAGCAACAATTGACCTCTTCACAATTCAAAAAGTTAACTGAGTTGATAAGTCACGCTTACAAACATGTTCCATATTATAAGGATTATATGGAAAAAGCCGAAATCGAACCTAAGGATATTATCTCACTAAAAGATCTAAATAAACTACCTATTGTAGATAAAGCTGAGATTAAACTTCATAAAAGAGAGATGGTCACTAATAATATAGAGGATTATAATGCAGCGGAAAAGCGGACAGGCGGTTCTACAGGGGAGCCATTAAAATATTATGTCCCGAAGTTATCTCATTCCTTAATGTGGGCGAACCTTTGGCGAGGATGGAGCGTCACAGGTTATCAACCAGGTGATAAAATCGCGATATTAGCTGGAGGATCATTACTATCTGGCTTTGACGTGAAGCGGAAACTGTATTATTACCTGAACAATTGGATTCCCTTTTCATCTTACAACATGTCAGAAAAGACCATGAAATCTTACGTAAGGAAATTGAAAAAAGGTAACGTGAAGTTTCTTTACGGTTATGCATCCTCTGCGTATGAATTGGCAAACTTCATGATTAAAAGAGGAGAAAGCATTCAACTGGATGGTGTGATTACTACATCAGAAGTATTATTCCCTCATTACCGTAAAGCTATCGAGATGGCTTTTACATGTAAAGTATTTGATCAATACGGAGCAAATGATGGCGGAGTGACAGCGTTTGAATGTGAACAACATGAAGGATTACACATTGGGATGGAGCGTTGTCTTGTCGAAATCGTCGATGAAGAAGGGAACTCTGTTCCAGACGGTGTGGAAGGCAGAATCCTGCTAACTGACCTCTCCAACTACGCTATGCCTTTCATACGATATGAAGTAGGAGATTATGGCGCTATTTCTACAAAACCATGCCCTTGTGGCAGAGGTTTAATTCGATTTACACATATTAAAGGAAGACAGCAAGAATTTATCTACTCAGCAGGAAACCGAAAAGTACATGGAGGGTTTTTCTCAACGACTTTCAGACAATATGATGCAATCGAACAATTCCAAGTAATTCAGGATAACGTAGGTGAAGTGAGAGTTAGGCTTAAATTGTCAGACTCCCGATTCGAACAAAATATCGAACGTATCAGACGCAGGATATTAGAGCAAGCTGAATTAAACAAGGTAAATTTAGAAATAACTGATAATTTTGAAAAAACAAGAGGCGGAAAGCATAAATTTGTTATAAACAATGTTTCTGATTGA
- a CDS encoding O-antigen ligase family protein yields the protein MLTIINKEFYTKILLLFIIIQPVLDILTYFSIKSLETSVTIGIIFRVLFMVVSLWFIFFGNSSRLKKHVIFYLLAMFIIFGVGLVYNFFAKPVFDPFVELQFLAKTVYFSIMLCSYLLLFTNIDHKDDVSHRILKAISAAMLIVSVTMFIAILTGTSSSTYEWNKFGFKGWFYSGNELGSIVAISFPLVYLYALIKFDKLKKVYYFIPVLMLAAVSILIGTKVGYFAVLGAGIIVFLTYLIYWIIQMIRKTKNPQTSMRLICSFVFLLLFLLVTPFSPSFSNVSGDVDAINEQSEQTSDEQNKNQSSGDSGEDNSDQNQDKDQQQLMKSPILKIILSSRNVYFTEIYNDYMDASPMQKMFGMGYAGNYRESPKLIEMDFFDLFFSYGIIGFLFILVPFIFIVGLFIKLLFQVPGRLLHPENMLILLSIGLGTGIAFLAGHVLYAPAVNIYLAISMVLLMINMLKMNKDRSEA from the coding sequence ATGCTCACGATTATAAATAAAGAATTTTATACAAAGATTCTGTTACTCTTCATTATAATCCAGCCTGTCCTGGATATACTTACATACTTTTCAATTAAATCACTAGAGACAAGCGTGACCATTGGCATTATTTTCAGAGTATTGTTTATGGTAGTATCTTTATGGTTTATCTTCTTTGGCAATTCAAGTCGACTGAAGAAACATGTCATTTTCTATTTATTGGCTATGTTTATTATCTTCGGCGTTGGCCTTGTCTATAATTTCTTTGCAAAACCCGTCTTTGACCCCTTTGTGGAACTTCAGTTTCTTGCCAAAACCGTTTACTTCTCCATAATGCTTTGTTCTTATTTACTGCTTTTTACTAACATTGATCATAAAGATGATGTCAGCCACCGTATCCTCAAAGCTATATCGGCTGCTATGTTGATCGTGTCTGTGACCATGTTCATAGCTATATTAACAGGGACCTCCTCGAGTACTTATGAATGGAATAAATTCGGGTTTAAAGGCTGGTTTTATTCAGGGAATGAACTCGGTTCTATCGTAGCCATCAGCTTTCCTTTAGTTTACTTATATGCACTAATAAAGTTTGATAAATTGAAAAAGGTCTACTATTTCATACCCGTGCTGATGCTGGCAGCGGTTTCGATCCTTATAGGAACAAAGGTAGGCTACTTCGCTGTTTTGGGAGCGGGTATCATTGTTTTTCTAACCTATCTAATCTACTGGATCATCCAGATGATTCGAAAGACAAAAAACCCTCAGACTAGCATGCGCCTTATCTGTTCATTCGTATTTTTGCTGTTATTTTTGCTGGTCACCCCCTTTTCACCAAGTTTTTCTAATGTGTCGGGGGATGTTGATGCCATAAATGAACAGTCTGAACAAACTAGTGATGAGCAAAATAAAAATCAATCCTCTGGAGATTCCGGGGAGGATAATTCTGACCAGAATCAGGATAAAGACCAGCAGCAATTGATGAAATCACCTATTCTAAAAATCATCTTAAGCTCTAGAAATGTCTACTTTACAGAGATTTATAATGATTATATGGATGCTTCCCCCATGCAGAAAATGTTCGGGATGGGCTATGCCGGGAACTACCGGGAAAGCCCAAAGTTAATTGAAATGGATTTCTTTGATTTATTCTTTTCTTATGGGATTATTGGGTTTCTTTTCATCTTAGTCCCTTTTATTTTTATTGTCGGCTTATTTATCAAGTTACTGTTTCAAGTACCTGGCCGCTTATTGCATCCCGAGAATATGCTCATCCTGCTGTCGATCGGTTTAGGTACAGGCATCGCCTTCTTAGCAGGTCATGTATTGTATGCCCCAGCCGTTAACATTTACTTAGCGATTTCCATGGTATTATTGATGATCAATATGCTGAAAATGAATAAAGACCGTTCTGAAGCTTAA
- a CDS encoding glycosyltransferase family 4 protein — translation MSKIKILQVGPLPPPIGGMSVFLNNLRKFKSSRYELSFFNIFPKKDRKLNKVFFNIFILIKFLWEMKKQKPEIIHIHTAAYRAFTKSMFFVKLAKWRQKKVIIHIHSGMFVEFYNKSSKKRQQRINHTLQQCDQIICLSETWKKLFINTFSVDEENYTVLPNAIFIEEFNEVEPLPPNEGKTILFVGKLIKIKGVLDIIEMAKRLKDHSEIKFLIMGDGPLKHVLEEAIDTHNLHMKTLGTLSGKQKAEQFERANLFLLPSYFEALGLSNLEGMAAGHVVLSTNVGAIPDVITDDQEGYLFEPGNIQAFVEKILELDMTVMQRISEHNKEQAKQYDFSILNKNLEQIYDVFLKNRN, via the coding sequence ATGTCAAAAATCAAAATATTACAGGTAGGACCTCTCCCCCCTCCAATTGGCGGGATGTCTGTATTTCTCAACAACCTGCGGAAATTTAAAAGCAGCCGGTATGAATTAAGCTTTTTTAATATTTTCCCTAAGAAAGACAGAAAACTTAATAAGGTTTTCTTTAACATCTTCATATTGATCAAGTTTTTATGGGAAATGAAAAAACAGAAGCCTGAAATTATTCATATCCACACTGCAGCTTATCGAGCTTTTACGAAAAGTATGTTTTTCGTAAAGTTGGCAAAATGGAGACAGAAGAAGGTTATTATCCATATTCATAGTGGTATGTTTGTAGAGTTTTATAACAAAAGTAGTAAAAAGCGACAACAAAGGATTAATCATACCTTACAGCAGTGCGACCAAATCATTTGTTTGTCTGAGACCTGGAAGAAATTATTTATCAATACTTTTTCTGTGGATGAGGAGAACTATACTGTATTGCCAAATGCAATTTTTATAGAAGAATTTAATGAGGTAGAGCCATTACCACCTAATGAAGGGAAAACGATCCTTTTTGTTGGCAAGCTCATCAAAATTAAAGGAGTACTCGATATCATTGAGATGGCCAAACGGCTGAAAGACCATTCTGAGATCAAGTTTCTTATCATGGGAGACGGCCCTTTGAAACATGTGTTAGAGGAGGCAATTGATACCCACAACTTACATATGAAAACGTTAGGCACACTATCGGGAAAACAGAAGGCAGAACAATTCGAACGTGCTAATCTTTTTCTCCTTCCTTCTTACTTCGAAGCACTCGGTCTATCTAACCTAGAAGGGATGGCTGCTGGACATGTGGTGCTATCTACTAACGTTGGCGCCATTCCAGACGTTATCACTGATGATCAGGAAGGATACTTATTTGAACCGGGGAATATTCAAGCTTTCGTGGAAAAAATATTGGAGCTGGACATGACAGTCATGCAAAGAATCTCCGAACATAATAAAGAACAAGCTAAGCAGTATGACTTCAGCATACTGAACAAAAACCTTGAACAGATATACGACGTTTTTTTAAAAAATAGGAATTAG
- the murJ gene encoding murein biosynthesis integral membrane protein MurJ: MSKLKKAALWITILALVLKLVGFVRESLIAKEFGANAYTDGFLLSFTFVTLMKTLIKNGFNSVFLPQYVKGMREDNILAQRNANSLLNYSILLLVFLTVVTYFSTPFIVTTIFGDMPEITETVAIKMTKIFFLFMLVIGLTSILESYLQAVRSFVPNQIVNLLGAIMAPLFILVFADRWGIYSIAYGFLFGLSLGLIIQVWYLYKYDYKWRPTLRLDKRFAKTFVILLIPAILHSSVGHINVFVDKMFASGTVKGAVTYLNNSSLLMSIPSAIFQTTIVAIIFTLLSEQSDNKNKFKETLYMGYQVGLMTLVPIAIGILLVAEAAISFIYERGAFTPEDTQNTLDALYMYIPLIVTQGMLMVPVKGMYAQGATKSLLKISSTTVLLNIILNYVLLIPLGYPGLALASTIVSFYYLVFITLVIYKGYPRSELYRLLKLVVKVCIPTAVMALPILLIQWLTPIQHIYSLFQLLILVPIGVIFYIAGLYLFYREGFQQMLSVIKRSNQKSSG, encoded by the coding sequence ATGTCCAAACTAAAAAAGGCAGCGTTGTGGATCACCATTTTGGCTTTAGTTCTAAAGTTAGTTGGCTTCGTAAGAGAAAGTCTTATTGCAAAAGAGTTTGGAGCTAACGCTTATACGGATGGATTTTTGTTATCTTTTACGTTTGTAACCTTAATGAAGACGCTGATTAAGAATGGGTTTAACTCCGTTTTTTTGCCACAGTATGTAAAAGGGATGCGCGAGGATAATATCCTGGCCCAACGCAATGCGAACAGTCTGTTGAATTATTCAATCTTACTATTAGTCTTCCTGACGGTAGTTACCTACTTCTCAACACCATTTATCGTAACAACTATCTTTGGTGATATGCCGGAAATAACAGAAACTGTAGCTATCAAGATGACTAAAATCTTCTTTCTATTCATGCTCGTAATTGGTCTGACTAGTATCTTGGAATCTTACCTACAAGCAGTACGCAGCTTTGTACCGAACCAGATCGTTAATTTATTAGGGGCGATTATGGCTCCCTTGTTTATCTTGGTATTTGCTGATCGTTGGGGAATATATAGTATCGCTTATGGTTTTTTGTTTGGCCTTTCGTTAGGTTTGATTATCCAGGTGTGGTACTTATATAAATACGATTATAAGTGGCGTCCCACACTTCGTCTGGATAAAAGGTTTGCTAAAACATTTGTTATTTTACTCATACCTGCTATCTTGCACTCTTCAGTCGGACATATCAACGTTTTCGTAGATAAAATGTTTGCTTCTGGAACAGTGAAAGGAGCAGTTACGTATTTAAATAACTCATCTTTATTAATGAGTATTCCAAGTGCTATCTTTCAAACAACTATTGTTGCGATCATTTTCACTTTACTATCCGAACAAAGTGATAACAAAAATAAATTTAAAGAAACATTATATATGGGATATCAAGTAGGCTTAATGACATTGGTCCCAATAGCAATAGGGATATTACTGGTTGCCGAAGCTGCTATTTCATTCATATATGAACGAGGTGCTTTTACGCCGGAGGATACTCAGAATACCCTTGATGCCCTCTACATGTACATTCCTCTCATTGTTACACAGGGTATGCTTATGGTACCTGTTAAAGGAATGTATGCACAAGGAGCTACAAAAAGCCTGCTTAAGATAAGTTCAACAACAGTGCTGCTAAATATTATTTTGAACTACGTGCTGCTGATTCCGTTAGGCTATCCGGGATTAGCGTTAGCCAGTACGATTGTTTCATTCTATTATTTAGTATTTATTACGCTGGTTATTTATAAAGGGTATCCACGCAGTGAGCTGTATAGGCTTCTCAAATTAGTAGTCAAAGTCTGTATCCCGACAGCGGTAATGGCGCTTCCGATCCTGTTGATTCAATGGTTGACTCCCATACAACACATTTATTCATTGTTTCAATTGTTAATCTTAGTTCCTATTGGTGTCATTTTTTATATAGCTGGTTTATATCTTTTTTACCGGGAAGGGTTTCAGCAGATGTTGTCTGTAATTAAACGAAGTAATCAGAAGAGTAGTGGATAA
- a CDS encoding 7-cyano-7-deazaguanine synthase, with product MTHNVLWTGGWDSTFRVLNLVIEKNENVQPYYVLDPVRPSTEMELRTMASIKEQLERDFPEASKNIYPTIEIKKEDIPLSEDITKEYNKLASSDRLGDQYDWLGRYAISRNLDHLELSVHLHDKVQGLIQNDAYKVEDENDHYYRVKAQPSRPEYSIFHPYRFPLLELSKLDMEKVARENGYQHIMEMTWFCHTPKKNGTPCGLCNPCKYTRNEGLQRRVPDPSKAEEFGYFLFKVKRRLKKII from the coding sequence ATGACACATAATGTTTTATGGACTGGCGGCTGGGATTCAACATTTAGAGTTTTGAATCTGGTCATTGAAAAAAATGAAAATGTGCAACCGTATTATGTACTTGATCCAGTCAGGCCCTCGACTGAAATGGAACTTCGGACGATGGCCTCCATTAAAGAACAATTGGAAAGAGATTTTCCAGAGGCCAGTAAAAATATTTATCCAACTATCGAAATAAAAAAAGAGGATATTCCTCTTAGTGAGGATATTACTAAAGAGTACAACAAGCTCGCTTCATCAGATCGACTCGGTGACCAATATGACTGGTTAGGAAGATATGCAATTTCTCGCAACCTCGATCATCTTGAATTATCTGTGCATTTACATGATAAAGTCCAAGGGCTAATTCAGAATGATGCCTATAAAGTAGAAGATGAAAATGATCATTACTATCGGGTGAAAGCACAGCCTTCCAGACCGGAGTATAGTATCTTTCATCCATATCGTTTTCCGTTGTTGGAACTTTCAAAGTTGGACATGGAAAAGGTCGCAAGAGAAAACGGTTATCAACATATCATGGAGATGACTTGGTTCTGCCACACACCGAAGAAGAATGGCACTCCATGCGGATTGTGTAACCCGTGTAAATACACAAGAAATGAAGGTTTACAAAGAAGGGTGCCTGATCCGAGTAAGGCTGAAGAATTTGGCTATTTCTTGTTTAAAGTAAAAAGAAGACTAAAAAAGATCATATAA
- a CDS encoding glycosyltransferase family 4 protein — MNEYIQIGIALAVSMLVSYLLVFPVLKLAVKWRMMDYPEERKIHKVITPRMGGIAIFGGVVAGMLIIRPDIDYLTPISVGAFVIVLTGLLDDRYQLHPLVKLTGQIIAAFVVIIPGLKIDIVTIPFIGMIPLNEPISVIFTFLWIIGITNAINLIDGLDGLATGVTTISLISIAIMALAIEPQISIVYLCVVLIGSNLGFLIHNFYPAKIYMGDTGSLFLGYCMAIISTVGLFKNVTLFSFVIPIIVLAVPVFDTVFSIIRRIINKQKIMMPDNKHIHYQILAEGFSHRATVLIVYAFSAVFGFLAIIFSLTSFGISLIITLIFILLLHLFAELTGVVYKGKRPLLDTIRKQGSRKNRKQKNTNN; from the coding sequence ATGAATGAATACATCCAAATTGGAATAGCACTCGCAGTATCCATGTTAGTGAGTTATCTGCTTGTATTTCCAGTATTAAAACTAGCTGTAAAATGGAGAATGATGGACTATCCAGAGGAACGAAAAATTCATAAAGTAATTACTCCACGGATGGGTGGTATTGCCATCTTTGGAGGAGTGGTGGCAGGTATGCTTATAATAAGACCTGATATTGATTATTTAACGCCAATCAGTGTGGGGGCTTTTGTCATTGTACTTACCGGTCTGCTTGATGATCGATACCAACTTCATCCATTAGTAAAACTGACAGGTCAGATTATTGCAGCCTTTGTGGTAATTATCCCTGGATTGAAGATTGACATTGTTACGATCCCTTTTATAGGGATGATCCCGCTAAATGAACCAATTAGTGTGATCTTTACCTTCCTTTGGATTATCGGGATTACCAATGCCATCAATTTAATAGATGGACTTGATGGTTTAGCAACAGGTGTAACTACTATCTCTTTAATAAGTATTGCCATTATGGCACTAGCTATAGAACCCCAAATATCCATCGTCTATTTATGCGTTGTGTTAATAGGAAGTAATTTAGGATTTCTGATCCATAACTTCTATCCTGCTAAAATTTATATGGGGGATACAGGCTCGCTGTTTCTTGGCTACTGTATGGCTATTATCTCCACCGTAGGATTATTTAAGAATGTAACATTATTCAGCTTTGTTATTCCAATCATTGTGTTAGCTGTACCGGTCTTTGATACGGTTTTCTCGATTATAAGACGAATTATAAATAAACAAAAGATCATGATGCCTGACAATAAACATATTCATTACCAAATTTTAGCGGAAGGATTTAGCCACCGAGCTACTGTATTAATCGTTTATGCATTTAGTGCTGTGTTTGGTTTTCTGGCGATTATATTCTCGTTAACCTCATTTGGTATATCCCTAATCATTACGCTAATATTCATTTTGCTTTTACATTTATTTGCTGAATTAACTGGGGTTGTTTATAAAGGAAAACGACCTTTGTTGGATACGATTAGGAAGCAAGGATCTAGAAAAAACAGGAAGCAGAAAAATACTAACAACTAG
- a CDS encoding EamA family transporter: MIKWVGIIMVFTLLGAVGGYFFKRATSEGVAMNGHFMKNLTIGVAFYGSGAILNIITLNYLPYTIVFPLTSITYVWTMLISYVFLNEIISRKKMIGVLFIVIGSCLLIT, translated from the coding sequence ATGATTAAGTGGGTAGGAATCATCATGGTTTTCACCTTACTAGGAGCTGTCGGAGGTTATTTTTTTAAACGAGCGACCAGCGAAGGTGTTGCGATGAATGGTCACTTTATGAAAAATCTTACCATAGGCGTCGCGTTTTATGGATCAGGGGCAATCTTGAATATTATCACTTTGAATTACTTGCCTTATACGATTGTTTTTCCATTAACATCAATCACCTATGTTTGGACGATGCTGATCTCCTACGTTTTTTTAAACGAAATTATTTCAAGAAAAAAAATGATAGGAGTCTTATTCATAGTGATAGGATCCTGTTTACTCATTACCTAG
- a CDS encoding EamA family transporter — protein sequence MNEFKQSFKKNGLGIVLMVLASLQTALGQMFWKMANGELNWTLILGFFLYFLGAVFMIIAFRFGSLSVLHPLLSIGYVFALFFGSLVLQETITESNLLGTLFIIVGAALIGGGDHD from the coding sequence ATGAATGAATTTAAACAGTCATTTAAAAAGAATGGTTTAGGAATAGTATTAATGGTATTGGCTTCCCTTCAGACAGCCCTTGGGCAGATGTTCTGGAAGATGGCCAATGGAGAATTGAATTGGACTTTAATTCTCGGCTTTTTCTTATATTTCCTTGGGGCCGTCTTTATGATTATAGCCTTCCGTTTTGGAAGCTTATCAGTGCTTCATCCATTATTAAGCATAGGGTACGTGTTTGCCCTGTTTTTTGGAAGTCTAGTCCTGCAGGAAACGATTACGGAAAGCAATTTACTTGGAACGCTATTTATTATTGTAGGTGCTGCCCTGATAGGAGGTGGGGATCATGATTAA
- a CDS encoding DUF6020 family protein: MKKKVVMLTFISSIVGLISTISFISLYQELSATSWKVVILSFIVFFALSLTISFSYIKRRNEFHTFVKRPMILIFGAVFSLLLVFSLKNTNQYLDLYPWLFKASVYSMSFVLIFMGITYLLYILVHTSFQLKIRTVSRWRILLYAIPPVLIWSVYLVAYFPGTMTPDSFSHWEQIHTFDFSNWHPVVYTWYILGLTSIWKSPAIVAFSQIVVIAIISGYMVYSLEKRGLPRKWLWPGMMLFALFPLNGIFAIAMWKDIFFSAFLFLFTILVFNIVSTKGKWLASNGHLFILGLTVLGVSFMRNNGLPIFIVMAILMMITFRQYLKRLILTVGLVAVTYFVVTGPFYSYMDVSSTSPNEALGIPTQQIAKVIVEDGDLTEEERTYLNKILPLEKWKEKYNPYITNPIKFAGEYNQDVIFNDFPYYLKTWASIVYNNFGLAVEAYLDQTSLLWQINQPDDGYTSTFARNVYLYNDYGLQTDPLSNTVHRFINYGLGWIDQNLREFILRPATYTFLIILTGMALAIKNGARSLLVILPVLLNTGTMFLAIPAQDFRYQLANVFIAFLMMVVVFLKFDNGTVKHE; this comes from the coding sequence ATGAAGAAAAAAGTAGTCATGCTCACCTTTATCAGTAGTATAGTTGGTTTAATCAGTACAATATCTTTTATCTCATTATATCAGGAGCTTTCTGCTACCTCATGGAAAGTAGTCATTCTGAGCTTTATTGTTTTCTTTGCTTTAAGCCTTACCATTTCATTCTCTTATATTAAAAGAAGGAATGAGTTTCATACATTCGTTAAGAGGCCCATGATACTCATCTTCGGGGCTGTATTTTCTTTGTTGTTAGTTTTTAGTTTGAAAAACACGAATCAATACTTGGATTTGTATCCATGGCTGTTCAAAGCATCGGTCTATAGTATGTCATTTGTCTTAATTTTTATGGGAATAACGTATCTGTTATATATACTTGTTCATACTTCCTTCCAATTAAAGATAAGAACAGTATCACGTTGGAGGATATTGTTATATGCCATTCCGCCGGTTTTGATTTGGTCAGTTTATTTAGTTGCTTATTTCCCTGGAACTATGACTCCAGATTCATTTTCACACTGGGAACAAATCCATACTTTCGATTTTAGTAATTGGCATCCGGTGGTTTATACGTGGTACATACTGGGGCTAACTAGTATATGGAAGTCTCCAGCCATTGTGGCTTTTTCTCAAATTGTAGTCATTGCGATCATAAGTGGTTATATGGTGTACAGCTTGGAAAAAAGAGGGCTTCCTAGAAAGTGGCTTTGGCCAGGTATGATGTTGTTCGCACTTTTCCCTTTAAACGGCATCTTCGCCATCGCCATGTGGAAGGATATCTTTTTCAGTGCATTCCTTTTCCTTTTTACCATTCTCGTGTTCAATATTGTCTCTACAAAAGGAAAATGGCTGGCTTCCAATGGTCATCTTTTTATTCTTGGTTTAACAGTGCTGGGTGTTAGTTTTATGCGAAATAATGGCTTGCCAATATTCATCGTTATGGCCATTTTAATGATGATCACTTTTCGGCAGTATTTGAAACGGTTAATCTTAACTGTGGGACTAGTAGCGGTGACATATTTCGTTGTGACTGGCCCATTTTATTCATATATGGATGTAAGTTCAACAAGTCCAAATGAAGCGCTCGGGATTCCAACGCAGCAAATAGCTAAGGTGATCGTAGAAGATGGTGATCTTACAGAAGAGGAACGCACCTATCTCAATAAAATATTGCCGCTAGAAAAATGGAAAGAAAAATATAACCCTTATATAACCAACCCTATTAAGTTCGCAGGGGAATATAATCAGGATGTTATTTTTAATGACTTTCCTTATTACCTGAAAACTTGGGCGTCGATCGTATATAACAATTTTGGGTTGGCAGTAGAAGCTTATCTGGACCAAACCTCGCTGTTATGGCAAATCAATCAACCGGATGACGGTTATACGAGTACGTTTGCCAGAAATGTGTATTTGTATAATGATTATGGGCTGCAAACAGACCCTTTGAGTAACACCGTTCATCGTTTTATCAATTATGGCCTTGGGTGGATTGACCAGAACTTGCGTGAGTTTATTTTACGGCCAGCTACTTATACGTTTTTGATCATTCTTACGGGTATGGCACTAGCTATAAAGAATGGCGCACGCTCTTTACTGGTCATCTTACCAGTGCTGCTTAATACAGGAACCATGTTTTTGGCTATACCGGCACAGGACTTTCGGTACCAATTAGCTAATGTGTTTATAGCATTTCTGATGATGGTAGTTGTCTTCCTGAAATTTGATAATGGGACGGTAAAACATGAATGA
- a CDS encoding glycosyltransferase family 2 protein, with product MRVAVLIPCYNEEQTIGSVIQDFRKELPQADIYVYDNNSKDQTSKVARENGAIVSREYKQGKGNVVRSMFRDIEADYYVMVDGDRTYPAKFVHQLLEPVINGEANIVIGDRLSNGTYIEENKRKFHNLGNNLVRNLINFLYKSDLKDIMTGYRAFDRLFVKSIPIMSPGFEIETEMTLHTLDKRFTIREIPIEYKDRPDGSESKLNTFSDGYKVLNKIFNLFKEYKPLLFFSFWAVVFLLLGLSAGVPVIVEFINTGYISKVPSAILAVGLVILSMLSLVCGLILDTVAANFNKQYELELNKIKSDMKGYQK from the coding sequence GTGAGAGTTGCTGTTTTAATACCTTGCTATAATGAAGAACAGACAATAGGTAGTGTAATTCAAGATTTCAGAAAGGAACTCCCGCAGGCTGACATTTATGTTTATGATAACAACTCTAAAGATCAAACATCTAAAGTAGCTAGAGAAAACGGTGCTATCGTTAGCAGGGAGTACAAACAAGGGAAAGGGAATGTTGTACGTTCTATGTTTCGCGATATCGAGGCAGATTATTACGTAATGGTTGACGGGGATCGGACCTATCCCGCGAAATTTGTACACCAATTGCTGGAACCTGTGATAAATGGAGAAGCCAATATTGTGATTGGAGATCGTTTATCGAACGGTACATATATAGAAGAAAATAAAAGAAAGTTTCATAATTTGGGGAACAACCTCGTCCGTAACCTTATTAACTTTTTATATAAAAGTGATTTGAAAGACATTATGACAGGTTATCGCGCCTTCGACCGCTTATTCGTTAAATCTATTCCGATCATGAGTCCAGGGTTTGAAATTGAAACAGAAATGACCCTTCATACTTTGGATAAACGTTTTACAATAAGAGAAATCCCGATTGAGTATAAGGATCGCCCAGACGGAAGTGAATCAAAATTAAACACATTTAGTGACGGCTACAAGGTGTTAAATAAGATTTTTAACTTATTTAAGGAATACAAACCCTTACTGTTTTTCTCTTTTTGGGCAGTGGTATTCCTGCTATTAGGACTCTCAGCAGGAGTACCAGTCATTGTCGAGTTTATCAATACGGGTTATATCTCGAAAGTACCTTCTGCTATATTGGCTGTAGGTCTTGTGATTCTATCCATGTTATCACTTGTTTGTGGGCTGATTCTTGACACGGTAGCTGCTAATTTTAATAAGCAATATGAACTCGAATTGAATAAGATCAAATCAGATATGAAGGGCTATCAAAAATGA